One region of Polynucleobacter sp. Adler-ghost genomic DNA includes:
- the nadD gene encoding nicotinate (nicotinamide) nucleotide adenylyltransferase has product MDTPKKIGILGGTFDPPHLGHLKLAMHFAKLLHLDTLLLIPSGEPWQKSPGITPAEIRLELTEAACADLARAFLYLKIPTQIGVDRIEIDRAGPSYAIDTAKALRERFGSEVNLTWLMGVDSLINLSSWKSWDQLLGFVNLAVASRPHHQLDTQISPEIKALLEKHSCINTDTLEKSRFGHIYLDNSLAIDLSSTELRKQLKSASHRDIASEHIPSHALEIITNLGLYR; this is encoded by the coding sequence TTGGATACTCCCAAAAAAATTGGCATTCTGGGAGGTACTTTTGACCCACCACATCTTGGCCACCTTAAACTGGCCATGCATTTTGCGAAACTTTTACACCTGGACACTCTGCTCCTCATCCCGAGTGGTGAGCCCTGGCAAAAAAGCCCTGGCATCACGCCCGCAGAAATTCGTCTTGAACTCACTGAAGCAGCATGCGCTGATTTAGCTAGGGCATTTCTGTATCTAAAAATACCGACTCAAATTGGAGTTGATCGCATTGAAATTGATCGGGCAGGTCCAAGCTATGCAATCGATACAGCCAAAGCCCTAAGAGAGCGTTTTGGCTCAGAGGTCAACTTAACTTGGTTGATGGGAGTCGACTCTCTAATCAATCTCTCCTCCTGGAAGTCCTGGGATCAATTACTAGGCTTTGTGAATTTGGCGGTGGCCAGCAGACCTCATCATCAACTTGATACCCAAATCAGCCCTGAAATTAAGGCTTTATTAGAAAAGCATTCATGTATTAATACAGACACCCTTGAAAAAAGCCGATTTGGCCACATCTATCTAGATAACAGTCTTGCAATAGATCTTTCATCCACAGAGCTTCGAAAACAGCTGAAAAGCGCTTCTCACAGGGATATTGCCTCAGAGCATATTCCGTCTCATGCCTTAGAGATCATTACAAATTTAGGTCTGTACAGGTAA
- the hemF gene encoding oxygen-dependent coproporphyrinogen oxidase, with translation MNIAELEAYFLGLQDRITTAMSALDGKAFIADAWEKPEDSKLRGYGRTCTLDGGNILEKGGVGFSHVRGDQMPPSASHHRPEVAGRSFEAMGVSLVFHPNNPKVPTTHMNVRCFIAQAPDKEPVWWFGGGFDLTPYYGVDEDCKHFHQTAKDALDPFDKELHPRFKKWCDEYFYLKHREEPRGIGGVFFDDFNELGFEQSFAMTRAVGDAFIEAYLPIVERRYKDSFTPEEKAFQEYRRGRYVEYNLLFDRGTIFGLHSGGRTESILMSMPPVVQWWYNWQAKPGTPEAKLYDYYLKPRDWLA, from the coding sequence ATTAATATTGCAGAATTAGAAGCTTACTTTTTAGGCCTGCAAGATCGCATTACCACTGCAATGAGCGCCCTCGATGGTAAGGCCTTCATAGCGGATGCCTGGGAGAAGCCAGAAGATAGCAAGCTACGTGGTTATGGTCGCACTTGTACTTTAGATGGCGGCAATATATTGGAAAAAGGTGGCGTTGGTTTTTCTCATGTACGCGGTGATCAAATGCCTCCTTCAGCATCACACCACCGCCCCGAAGTCGCCGGTCGTAGCTTTGAGGCCATGGGCGTTTCCTTGGTGTTTCACCCAAATAATCCCAAGGTGCCAACTACACATATGAATGTGCGCTGTTTTATAGCACAAGCTCCCGATAAAGAGCCGGTTTGGTGGTTTGGAGGCGGCTTTGATCTTACCCCCTACTATGGCGTTGATGAGGACTGCAAACACTTCCATCAAACTGCTAAAGATGCTTTAGATCCATTTGATAAAGAGCTACACCCACGATTCAAAAAATGGTGTGATGAATATTTTTATCTCAAGCATCGTGAAGAGCCTCGCGGTATTGGTGGTGTATTCTTTGATGACTTCAATGAGCTGGGTTTTGAGCAAAGCTTTGCCATGACACGTGCTGTTGGCGATGCCTTTATTGAAGCCTACTTGCCGATTGTGGAGCGTCGTTATAAAGACAGCTTTACGCCCGAAGAAAAAGCGTTTCAAGAATACCGTCGCGGTCGTTATGTAGAGTACAACTTGTTATTCGACCGAGGCACCATTTTTGGCCTGCACTCTGGCGGACGAACAGAATCTATTTTGATGTCGATGCCACCCGTAGTGCAGTGGTGGTACAACTGGCAAGCAAAACCAGGTACGCCAGAGGCGAAGTTGTACGACTATTACCTTAAGCCGCGCGACTGGCTTGCCTAA
- the purD gene encoding phosphoribosylamine--glycine ligase has protein sequence MKILLIGSGGREHALAWKLAQSSQVQTVYVAPGNGGTATAKQTVAGIQNLPISDLQELADFAKREKIHLTVVGPEAPLAAGIVDVFRNNGLRIFGPTQLAAQLESSKDFSKAFMKRHGIPTAEYQTFSNALEAHTYIDAKGAPIVIKADGLAAGKGVVVAMDLVEAHAAVDMMLADNKLGNAGARVVIEEFLTGEEASFIVLVDGKHVLALATSQDHKRLLDADQGPNTGGMGAYSPAPVVTPEIHARALREVIMPTVKGMEADGIPYTGFLYAGLMISPDGKIKTLEFNCRMGDPETQPIMARLRSDLVNALDHAVDGTLNAVDLEWDRRTALGVVLAAHNYPNTPRNGDVITGIATDTEDQLTFHAGTKLQDGKLVTSGGRVMCVVGLSDTVRGAQQKAYEAIAQIQFDGMQYRKDIGYRAVK, from the coding sequence ATGAAAATTCTTTTAATTGGTTCTGGTGGTCGTGAACATGCACTAGCATGGAAGCTTGCGCAATCTTCACAAGTTCAAACCGTATATGTAGCTCCGGGTAATGGCGGCACAGCTACGGCAAAACAAACCGTAGCAGGTATCCAAAACCTCCCGATCTCCGACCTTCAAGAATTAGCAGACTTTGCCAAGCGTGAAAAAATTCACCTTACTGTAGTTGGTCCTGAGGCACCATTGGCTGCAGGTATCGTGGATGTATTTCGCAACAATGGCTTGCGCATCTTTGGGCCTACTCAGCTAGCAGCCCAATTAGAGTCTTCCAAAGATTTCTCTAAAGCGTTTATGAAGCGTCATGGCATCCCAACAGCGGAGTATCAGACTTTTTCAAACGCATTAGAGGCTCACACTTATATTGATGCTAAAGGCGCACCGATCGTGATTAAGGCAGATGGCCTTGCTGCAGGTAAAGGTGTCGTTGTGGCAATGGACTTAGTGGAAGCGCATGCAGCTGTTGACATGATGCTAGCAGATAACAAACTGGGAAATGCTGGTGCACGCGTAGTCATTGAAGAATTTCTGACGGGCGAAGAAGCCAGCTTTATTGTTCTTGTGGATGGCAAACATGTCTTGGCTTTAGCAACGAGTCAAGATCACAAGCGCTTGCTCGATGCCGATCAAGGGCCCAATACCGGTGGGATGGGCGCTTACTCCCCTGCTCCAGTAGTGACTCCAGAAATTCATGCGCGCGCCCTACGCGAAGTCATCATGCCTACAGTGAAAGGCATGGAAGCTGATGGCATTCCATACACAGGTTTCCTCTATGCTGGGCTCATGATTTCTCCCGATGGGAAGATTAAAACTCTAGAATTTAACTGCCGCATGGGTGACCCAGAAACACAGCCCATCATGGCACGTCTGCGTAGCGATCTCGTAAACGCACTGGATCATGCTGTTGACGGCACACTCAATGCAGTGGACCTGGAGTGGGATCGCCGCACTGCTTTAGGCGTAGTATTGGCAGCTCACAACTATCCCAATACTCCACGTAATGGCGATGTTATTACAGGTATCGCTACTGATACTGAAGATCAATTGACTTTTCATGCCGGCACTAAGTTGCAAGATGGGAAGCTGGTCACCTCTGGCGGTCGCGTCATGTGCGTCGTAGGTCTATCGGATACCGTTCGCGGTGCGCAACAAAAGGCATACGAAGCAATTGCTCAGATCCAATTCGATGGCATGCAATATCGCAAAGATATTGGCTATCGGGCAGTGAAATAA